The DNA sequence GCGCCGCCGCCGACGTCCTCGGCAGTGCCCCACTCCCCGACCGTTCGCGCCACATCGGCGGCCGGGGCGCGGACGCGGACCACGACCCGGTAGCGGGCCGGGGCCTCGGACAAGCGGGCCTGCACGAACGCCTCGGCGTCGCCTTCGGGCAGCTCCCGCTGCCGGAAGCGGGTTCCGGTCGGCTCCGGATCGTGAACGCGATCCACCCGGAAGGTGCGCCAGTCGCCGCGATCGGTATCCCACGCCGGCAGGTACCACCGGCCGTTCAGCTGCACCAGCCGGTGCGGTTCGACCAGGCGCGCCGTCCGTTCGCCCCCGGAGGCGGTGTAGTCGAACCGCAGCCGCTCGGTGTCACGGCACGCCCGCGCGATCGCCAGCAGAGCGAGCGGGTCGATCCGCGGGCCGGCCATCCCCGGCGGCACGGGCGCCGTCGACGCTCGCAGCGCGTCGATGCGTCGCCGCAGCCGCGGCGGCAGCATGTCCATGACCTTGGTCAGCGCCTCGACCGCAGCCTCCCCGTATCCGGCGGCGCTGCCCGCGGCCGCGCTGCGCAGGCCCACCGCGATCGCCACCGCCTCCTCGTCGGTCAGCAGCAGCGGCGGCATGGCGCGGCCCGCACGCAGCTGGTAGCCGCCGCCCACGCCGGGGGTGGCGGCTACTCGGTAGCCGAGTTCGCGCAGGCGGTCGACGTCGCGGCGCAGCGTGCGCTCGCTGACCGCAAGCCGCTCGGCGAGCTCGGCGCCCGGCCAGAACCGGTTCGTCTGCAGCAGCGACAGCAGCCGCAGTGTCCGCTCGCTGGTGTTGCCCATGGCTCCAGATTCTGCCGGATCGCGGCCGGAAACCGACCGGGATCGATCCTAGGTTGGCGCCATGAAGACGACGATGATCGAAGCGCGCGGTCTGACCAGGCGTTTCCCCGTTGGCAAGCAGGTGGTCGAGGCGGTGCGCGCGGTCGATCTGCACGTCGCCGGCGGCGAGGTGATAGCGCTGCTGGGGCCCAACGGCGCCGGCAAGAGCACCACGATACGGATGCTGGCGACCCTGCTGGCGCCGACCTCGGGAACGGCGACGGTGGCCGGGCACGACGTGGTCCGCGAGCCCGGTGCAGTGCGGCGGCGCATCGGCTACGTCGGCCAGGGCAACGGGGCCGGCCACGGCCAGCGCGGGCGCGACGAGCTGGTCAGCCACGGCCGCGCCTACGGAATGAAGCCGGCGGCCGCTCGCAGCCGCGCCGGCGAACTGATCGACGAACTGGAGCTGTCGGGGGTGGCCGACCGGGTGGTGTCCTCTCTGTCGGGCGGTCAGCGCCGCCGGCTCGACATCGCGATGGGCCTGCTGCACACTCCCGACCTGCTCTTCCTCGACGAGCCCTCCACCGGCTTGGACCCGCAGAACCGCGCGCGCCTGCACTCCCACATCGCCCGGCTGCGCGCCCGGCACGGAACCACGATCGTGCTGACCACGCACTACCTCGACGAGGCCGATCTGCTGGCCGAACGCGTGGTGGTGGTCGACCACGGCAGCGTCGTCGCCGACGACTCCCCTGCCCGGCTGAAATCCGCGCACGCCGGGGACCGCATCCTGCTGGGCTTCGGCGACGCTGAGGCGGCCGATCGGGCGGCCCGCCACGTAGCGGGAATCGCCCAGGCGGCCGTGCACCGCGCGGGCACGCGGCTGGAGGTCCGGATGAGCGGCGGGGCCGGGTCGGCTCCCCGGCTGCTGCGCGAGTTGGGCGGGCTCGGCGCCGAGCCCGCCGAGGTGGAGGTCCGCCGCCCTTCGCTGGACGACGTCTTCCTGAACCTGACCGGCCGGAGCCTGCGCGAGGACGGCGCTGCGGCCGGTGCCGGGGACGGCCCGCAGCCGCGGCCCGGCGAGACGAAGGAGCAGCAGGAAGCGGAGGCGTCCCGATGAGCGCGACGAATGCGGTCACCGACACCGCGACCGTCTTCACCCGGGAGTTGCGGCCGGTGCTGCGCGATCCCGTGTCGATCGTCTTCAGCATGGTCCAGCCGCTGTTCTTCCTCGCCCTGTTCGCGCCGCTGCTGCCCGAGTCCGTGGCCGGTACGTCGTCGCTGCAGTGGTTCGTCCCCGGCGTCCTCGTGATGTCGTGCCTGTTCGCCACGGGTATGACGGGGTCGAACCTGCTGTACGAGCTGCAGACGGGCTCGCATGAGCGGCTGCTGGTCTCCCCGCTGCGCCGCTCGGCCCTGTTGACCGGGCGCGCGCTGAAGGAGGTCGTGCCCGTCCTCGCCCAGGCTGCGATCATCACGGCCGCGACTGTGCCGTTCGGGTTCCGTCCGTCGATCCCCGGGGCGCTGGCCGGCCTGCTGGTGCTCGGGGTGCTCTCGGTCGGGCTGGGGTCGCTGTCCTACGCCCTGGCCCTGGCCTCCAAGGACCGCGAGTGGCTGTTCTGGAGCGTCCAGCAGACGCTGCTGTTCCCGCTGCTGCTGTCGGGCGGCGCGCTGCTGCCCGTGGAGGAGGGCCCGGGGTGGCTGCGGACGCTTGCCGCGTTCAACCCGCTGACCTACGTGGTGGACGCCGAACGCGCGCTGGCGGCCGGACACGTGGTCTCGGCCGATGCGGCCGAGGGCCTGCTCGCGGCGGCGCTGGTGGCGGCAGCGGGTCTGTACGTCGGTATCCGGGCCATGCGCCGGGGGTGAGCGGATGCGGTCTGCGCGGTGCGCGTGGCACCGCACCGCGCAGACCGCATCCGCACGGACGCCGGCGGCTCGAATGCCGACTCACGGCGGAATCCGCGTTGAAGGGCCCTTGACGGCGCGCCATCCGGGCATGAAGGTATCCGGTAAGCGGTTTCCTTGTGAAATCCCCCCACTGCACGCTGTAATGCCTACAAAGTTCGCTTATCGCCCGGAAATCGCTTACCGACTGCGCGTGGCCGCCCGCGGTCGCGGGGGGAGCACCTGTCCATCCACGGTCGGAGGGAACCCCGAGTGAACAGAGCAGCCGGTCTCCTGGCCACCGCCGCCGGTGCGGCGCTGGTGGCCACCGCACTACCCGCAGCCGCCGACGCCGGCCACGGCCACGGCGGCCACCACGGTCGCGGCGGCGATCACGGACACCACGACCGCGACCTGGGGCGCGAGACGCTGGGCGACCGCGACGGCTGGGGCGCCGCCGAGGGCGGGACCACAGGCGGATCCGCGGCCGACGCCGACCACGTCTACACCGTCGACACCTGGGCCGGGCTGCAGGAGGCCGTCCAGGGCGACGAGCCCAAGATCGTCTACGTCGAGGGCGACATCAGCGCCATGACCGACGCCGACGGCGACTCCCTCTCCTGCACCGACTTCAACGACCCCGGCTACAGCTGGCAGGAGTACGTCGCCACCTACGACCCCGACGCCGGCTGGGAGGGCGAGGCGTCCGGGCCGCTGGAGGAGGCCCGCGAGCGCTCCTACGACGCCCACCGCTCGCATGTGATGCTGCGGCCCGGCTCCAACACCACCATCGTCGGCCTGGGCGACGCCTCGATCAGCGACGGCTTCGTCCTGCTGGAGAGCGTGGAGAACGTCATCCTGCGCAACCTCGGCATCCACGACGCCTACGACTGCTTCCCCTCCTGGGACGGCGAGGCGTGGGACGCCCAGTACGACAACATCGAGGTCTCCCGCACCGAGCACGTCTGGCTCGACCACCTCACCGTCTCCGACGGCGGCAACTACGACAGCGGATTCCCGGTGATCCACGGACAGCGCGTCGAGCACCACGACGGCCTGCTCGATGTGGTGCGCGCCAGCGACATGGTGACGATCTCCTGGAACCGGCTGGACGCCCACGACAAGACGATGCTGATCGGCAACACCGACAGCGACCGCTACGACGAGTGGGACAAGCTGCGCGTCACGGTGCACCACAACCGCTTCAGCAACGTCACCCAGCGCGCACCGCGGGTGCGGTACGGCCAGGTACACGTCTACAACAACCTCTACACCCACTCGGCGGACTCGCCGTACGACTACCAGTACTCCCTGGGTGCGGGCGTGGAGTCCCACATCTACGCGGAGAACAACTTCTTCTTCATGCGCGGCGGCATCGCCGCCGGCGAGGTGATCCAGTCCTGGCGCGGCACCGCCATCCACGAGGAGGGCAGCGTCTTCAACGGCCGCCGCACGGACCTGCTGGCCGCCTACAACGCCGCGAACCCCGACGCCACGCTCGCCGAGGACACCAGCTGGACCCCGTCGCTGCACCGCCGCGTGCATCCCACGTGGGCGGTCCCGGCGCTGGTCCACGCCAAGGCCGGTGCGGGCGAGGCCCGGTAGCGCCCGGACCCTTCGGCGCAGACGGCCTCCCGCGTCTGCGCCGTGCGGGAGCCGCCCCGCCGGTCCGGCCCTCCGGACCGGCGGGGCGGCGGGGCGGCGGGGCGGCCGTATGCGTGCTGCGAACGGCCGCGCCCGCCGGTCCCCGCAGCGCCCGTTCTCTACGCTCGGGTAGGAAGGACTCCGTGGCAATCACGGGAAGCGCGCTGATAGGCGCGGTCGAGGCGGGCATGATCGCCGTGCCTGCGGGCGGGATCACGCTGCGGGACGAGGGTTCGCGGAGTGAGTGGCGGGTCGAGGTGGGCGCGTTCCGGATGGCCTCCCATCCGGTGACCACCGAGGTGTACGCGGCGCTCGGCGGGCAGGGGCACGCCGGATCCGCGGGGGGCGGCACACCGGTGACCGACGTGTCCTGGCTGGAGGCCGTCCGCTTCTGCAACCGCCTCTCGCGGGCCGCCGGACGCACACCGTGCTACACGGACGGCGGCGATCCGGACGGTCTGGACGTGGTCTGCGACTGGGGCGCCTCCGGGTACCGGCTGCCTTCGGAGGCGGAGTGGGAGTACGCCTGCCGCGCGGGCGACGCCGGGGTGCGGTACGGGGATCTCGACGACATCGCCTGGCACCGCGGCAACTCCGGCGCGGCCGCGCACGACGTGGCGACCAAGGCGCCCAACGCCTGGGGCCTGCACGACACGATCGGCAACGTGTGGGAGTGGTGCTGGGACCGCTACGATCCCCGGGTCTACGGGCCCTACCGCGTCTTCCGCGGCGGCGGCTGGAACGATCTGCCCCGCGGCTGCCGCGCATCCTGCAGGCGCAAGAGCCATCCCACCCTGCGCACCGACGATCTGGGATTCCGCCTCGCCCGGTCGCTGTGAGCGGTGGCGTGAGGGCGCTCAGCGTGTCAACTGCCGCCCTCCGGCCACGGAGAGCGCCTCGCCGTTGACGTGGCCGTTGGCGCCCGAGCCCAGGAACACGGCGGCTTGGGCTACGTCCTCAGGGGTGCAGATGCGTCCCGTCGGCGTCTTCGCGCCTTCGGCGCCGATCACCTCCGGCCCGAGCCAGGGCGCGTTCAGCGCCCGCTCGGTGCGGGTGAACCCGGGTCGCACCACGTTGGTGAGGATCCCGTGACGGGCTTCCCGGACCGCGAAGACGCGCGCGGCGGTCTCGACCGCGCCCTTGGCGGCCGGGTAGGCGGTGGGTCCGGCCATGGGCTGCTCGACGATGTCGGTCGAGATGAGCACCACCCGCCCCCATCCCGCACTGCGCATCGCGGGCAGCACAGCCTCCACGAGGGCCAGCGTCCCCGCGGCGTTGGCGGTGAGGCTGCCGATCAGGCCCTCCCGGCTCTGGTCGCCGAACTCGGGCCAGGCGACGGCGTTGGCCACCAGGACGCCGATGCCGCCGAGCACGTGCTCGACCTCGGTCACCGCCCGGTCGATCGAGTCCGGGTCGCCCTGGTCGATGCGGACTTCCGCGGCGCGCCCGCCGGCGCCGGTGATCGTTCGCACCACCTCCCGTGCGCCCGCGCGATCGCTGTGCCAGCCCGCCGCGACGGCGGCGCCCTCCTCGGCGAACGCGGTGGCGAGAGCGCGCCCGATCGCGCCGGAGGCGCCGGTGACCAGCACGGTCCTGCCGCTGAGTTTCGTGTCCATACTGCCTCTCTATTTATATAGCCGACTACTTATTAGCCGACTATACATCAGTAGCATGGGCGAGTGGAAAGCGACGAGTCCAGGCGGGTCAACCGCGCGCTGAACAAGATGAGCAAGCTCTACCGCGAGGTGAAGTCGCGCAAGCTCGCGGCGCTGGGCCTGCACCCCGGCCAGGACGTGCTGCTGTGGCTGCTGGCGCAGGAGGAGGACGGCATGACCGTCTCGCAGCTGGCCGCGCAGCTGGGGATCGAGTCACCCACGGCGACCCGTACGCTGGCCCGCATGGAGAAGCGGGAACTGTTCCGCCGCGAGCCCGTGCCCTCCGATCGCCGGCAGGTGCGGATCGTGCTCACCGAGCATGCCCGCCGGTTGATCCCCGAGATCGAGGCGGCCTGGGACGAACTCGCCGAGGAGACGCTGGGCGGGCTGTCGCCCGAGCAGCGCTCAGCGGTAGTCGAGGCGCTGGAGGACGCCAACGACCGCCTGCGTGACCAGGTGGAGGAATCTGTTCTGACCGAGGAGTAGCCGAGCGCAAATGGCCGCCACCGTGCCGCCCCGCGGCGGCCAATACGGCCGCGTTTGGCGTGGTCACACGCCGGTGATCCGGTTCCAGACCTCCTGACCGCACAGCACCAGGAACAGCGCCCCGGCTACGGCCAGGCCGGTGTTGCTGAGGATTCCGCTGCGCCACTCCCGCGGGGTCCGCCGGGTGTTTAGCAGCCACATGAGGGTGAAGGCCAGGAAGGGCATGAACGCCGACCCCAGCACGCCGTAGGCGATCACCAGCGCGATCGGCCGGTCCAGCAGCAGCAGGAGCATGGACGGGAACGTCAGCCACAGCAGGAAGGCGCGGAACTCCCAGCTGGTCTCCCGCTCCTCCACGCTCCGGTCGGCGCGGCCGCGGATGTTGCCCACGAAGTCGGCGAACATCAGGCTCACGCCGTGCCAGACGCCCAGCAGCGAGGAGTAGGCGGCGGCGAAGAACCCGACGAGGAACACCACCGAGACGAACGTGCCGAACCGCTCGCGCAGCACTTCGGCGAGGGTGATCAGCCCCTCGTCGCCCTCGGCCATCGCGATCTGGGCGGTGTGCAGCAACTCGGCGCCGACGATCAGCATGGCGACGACGAAGACACCCGTGGTTATGTAGGCGACCCGGTTGTCCAGGCGCATCATGCGGATCCAGGCGGGGCTGCGCCAGCCCTTGGCGTTGACCCAGAACCCGTAGGCGGCCATGGTGATCGTGCCGCCGACGCCGCCGATCAGCCCGAGGGTGTAGAAGAGGGAGTCCTCCGGTGTGCTCGGCACCAGGCCGCCGGCCAAGGAGCCGAGGTCGGGGACGAGGTACACCGCCAGGCCCACCACGGTGACGAACAGCAGGCCCACCAGCACGGTCATCACCCGCTCCAGGACGGGATACCGGTTGAACCAGACGAAGAGCAGACCGGTGATCCCCGCGGCGACCGCGAACACCCACAGGGGGACGGCGGGGAACAGCGCCTGCAGGGGCAGTGCGGTCGCCGACATCGCGGTGGCGCCGTAGACGAAGCCCCAGATGACGATGTAGGGCGCGAAGAACACGAAGGTCCACACGCCCATACCGCGCCATCCGTCGAAGATGGTCTGGCCCGAGGCCAGGTGCCAGCGGCCGGTGGCCTCCGCCAGGGCGATCTTCACGACGCAGCCGACGACGACCGCCCACAGCAGGGCGTAGCCGAACCTTTCGCCCGCCACCAGGCTGGCCACCATGTCGCCCGACCCCACACCGGTGGCGGCGACGACGATTCCCGGACCGATGAGCTTCCATCGGGCCTTGTACTGCTCCTGCTGCTCCCGTTCGGCCACAAACTCCCCTTCGACGCCGTCGCAGCGGGTGAGCCCGCCGCAGCATAGGGCGATTCCACGCTATTCGGCCGGTGCGGGGCAACCCGTGCAACCGGCCTACTGCTTCGGTCGGACACCGTGAAGCGCCGGGCGGCCGGAAACGGCCACCAGTGCCGGGGAGTGTGGGCGGCGCAGCCCGGCCGCGGCCGGACACCTGTGGTCGGCACTCCGGCGGAAAAAATGCTACATCGTGTGCCAAAAACACTGTGGCGCCGTTAAGCTCGCACCATGGCGACACCTCACCTCGCACCCCCCGTAGCGTTCGACCCCGGCGACGACACCGACGAACTGGCCGAGCGCCTCGCCGCCACCGGCCCCCTGGCGCGGCTGCGGATCGCGGGCCACACGCACTGGGCTCTGACCAGCCACGAAGCACTCCAGGAAGCGTTGCACCCCCGGTCGGACCTCTTCGTCCGCAGCGCCACCTACCGCGACCACCACGGCGAATTCGACGCGTCCTCGCCCTTGATCGCCAACATCCGGGTCCGCTCGATGCTGACCCAGGACGGCCCCGATCACCGGCGCGTCCGCGGCCTCGTGCAGAACGTCTTCACGCGGCGGCGCGTGCAGGAACTGCGCCCGCAGGTCGAGGCGATCACCGAGCGCCTCCTGGAGCGGATTGCCGAGCCCGGCGCGCCCCGGCCCGTCGATCTCAAACAGAGCCTGGCCATGCCGGTGCCGATCCAGGTCATCGGGCGGCTGCTGGGGTTGGATCCCGACGACTACCCCGCGATCTCCGACATCGCCGAGCGAACCCTCTCCGGTGTCGACACGGCGGTCGTGGAAGAGGCGTACCGGTTCATCGGGGACCTGGTCCGCCGGAAGCGCGAGAACCCCGACGACGCCCTGATCAGCGCGATGATCGCGGAGAACAGCGCCGACGGCGACAAGCTCGGCGCCGAGGAACTGGCTGACACCGTCTACCTGCTGCTGATCGCCGGATTCGAGACGACGATGGGGGCGCTGGCCAACGGCTGGCGCCAACTCCTGCGCCACCCCGACCAGCTGGGGCTGCTCACCGGCGGCACCGTCACCTGGGAGCAGGGCATCGAGGAGGTCCTGCGGCACAGCACCAGCGTGAACCTGCTGCCCGCGATCTTCCCCACGCGCGAGGTCAGCTACGGAGGCGTCACCCTGCCGCAGGGGACGCCGGTGCTACTCGCCTACAAGGCCGCCGGACGCGACCGCAAAGTGTGGCACGACGCCGCCTCCTTCGACGTCACCCGCGAGCGCACCCCGAACCTGGCCTTCGGCTACGGCGCGCACCGCTGCCTGGGTGAGCACCTGGCGCGCCTGGAGCTGGGCGTGGCCCTGCCGGCCCTCTTCGAGCGGTTTCCCGGCCTCCGCTCGGCCGAGGACGACGAGCCAGCCCCGAGCCTGCTGATGAGCCACCCGCGCAGGCTGCTGGTGTACCCGTAGGCACCACCTCACGAGCGCCCGGCGGGGCGGCGGCGCGCGAGCGGTCGCACCCGCCGGGCGTTCGCGGCCTGCCCCGCCCGACCGTGCGGCGATCCTCGAACCATAGGAACTCGCCCCGAACCACCCGAAGAGGAGTCCCGTGTCCCGTCCCCGCCTACTGAGGTCCCTGACTGCGCTGGCGCTGGTGCCGACAGCCGTCGGCTGCTCGCCGCCCGCGGACGACGCGCAGTCCCCTTCGCCCGATGCGGCCGCCGCGATCGAGAAGATCGAGGACCTGGGCGCCCTATGCGAGAACCCGGGAGAGGGCTACGGCAATGCCGCACCCTATACCGGCGAGGGGCCGCACCCCACCGTCGTGTTCTCCGCCGCCGCCATGGCCGACACCGACCCGCACACCCGGCCGGGGCTGGTCGACACCCGTGACGCCGCGGAGGACGCGACGCCGATCAGCGGATGGTTCCCCGGATCGCTGAACGCGACGCAACTGCTCGTCTGCGCACGCGGGCGCGGCCCGGTGGAGAAACTGCACACCTGCGACTACGAGGAGTCCGAATGGGACTCTTTCGGCGGCGGACAGGACAGCGGCACCCCGAAGCGCAGCACGCTCCCCCTGTTCAGCCAGCGGTTCACCTTCACCGTGTACGAACTCGCAACGGGCGAGAAGATCCACGAGACCGACTTCACCGCGACCAACGGGCACTTCGCCGGTTCCGGCCTCACGACCGACTGCCCGTCGGTGCTGCAGTACGAGGAGTCTCCCTCGGAGCTCTACGCCGCTCCGTCGGCGGAGGACCTGCACGAGCAGCTGGCGCCGATCGTCGAGGAGCCGACCGCCTGAGGGGGCGCGGTCGGCGGCGCACCGACCGGGCGCCGCGCCCCTCCCCGGAACGCCCGACGCAAGCGGGCGGGCACGGGAGGCAGCGGTACACGCGGCAGGCGAAGACGCTCCGGCTCAACCGCGTCCCAGCAGGGCGCGGGCGAAGCCGCCCAGACGCTCCCCCAGCGACGGCGACCGCGTCGCGGCGGCCGGCGCCGGGCCGGACGGGCGGACCGCGGCGGGCTCCGGGAGTGCCGCCCGGCTCTCGGGCAGGTGGACCTCGCCGAGGTCCACCGGAAGCTCCCGCAGGCCGTTGATGACCATCGAAGGGCGGTCGGGCAGCGCGTCGGCGGGTACCGCCAGGCGCAGGGGCGCGGCGCCGAACAAGCAGTGCACGGCCGCGCCGGCCACAACGGTGGCGATGTCCTGTCCGGCCCTCGGGCAGCCGTGGCCGCCTGTCCCCCACCCCAGGTGCGCGTTCGTGCTCGACGTCAGCTCGCGGGCGGCGAGGCTCTGGTTGGCCGCGGCGATGCCGAACCCGACGAGGTCGCCGCCGCGCAGGCGGTAGTGGCCGATCGTGTGGTCGGCGGTGACCCAGCGTCCGGGAAGCATCGCGACCGGAGGGCGGTGGACCTGGACGGTGTTGACGACTGCGCGGACGTCGCCGAGCCCGGAGCGCAGGTCGGCGCCCATCCGCGGGTCGGTGAGGAGTTCGCGCAGGCAGTTGCCGATCAGGTGGGTGGTGGGGTCGTAGCCCGCGGCGAAGAGCAGCGCCGTCTGGTCCGCGGCCTCTGCTCGCGTGTGCGCAGGCCGGTCCCGATCATGCAGCAGGAACGAGAGGACGTCGTCCTGCGGATGCCGCGCGCGCTGCTCGGCGAGCGCCGCGAGGTCCTCGGCGAGCTGTGTCCAGGCCTGCATGGCCAGGTGCGGTTCGCCGTCCCAGACCGTCTCCATCAGTGTGCCGATGCGGTCGGCCTCGGCGGCGGTGAACCCGACCAGGCGGGCCAGCACCGTGCCCGTCAGGCGGCGGGCGTAGTCGCCGATCAGGTCCACCGGGCGGGGATAGGTGTAGCCGGCGGCCAGGTCGTCACTGCGGCGGCGGGAGAACTCGGCGATGAGCCGGTAGGCCACCCGTTCGACGGCGTCGAGCACCCGGTTCCTGTCGATGAGGTGCTGCAGGGCGTCCTGCAGCGCACCGCGGTAGCGCGCATGTTCGCCGCCGTCGCGGAAGCGCGCGCTCTGGCGCCGGATCAGCTGCACGGCGGTACCCGACGATTCGGGGATCAGACCTTCCCGCATGTCCCGCCAGTGGTCGGGGTCGGCGGAGAAGGGGCTCGCGGGCTGCATGGCCCAGCGGATGGACTCCCAGGAGAGCAGCAGCCAGCCCCGCGCGTAGGGATCGAACCAGGCCGGGGCCACATCCCCGTAGGTCTCGCGCAGGTACTTCCACCGCAGGTCGGGGCGTTCGACGGGCTCGTAGAGCTTGACAGGCGGGACGGGGGTGGTCATAGAGCACCGGTTCGGCGGATAGGGGGCGAGGGGTAACGAGGCGCGGCGGCGCCGGTCCGGGTTCCCACCGACCGCACGGCCGACCGGCGGGATGCCTCCGGATGCGCCCGCCAGCGGGTTCACGACCGCGTTCCCGCCGCCGGCGTGGTCGGGCGCCCGTCACGGGACTCCGGCGGTGGCGTTACTCCGGTACTCCCGCGCCTCCTGCGGATCGCGCGGAGTCGGCGGAGCCTCGTACTGCGTTCTGGTCGGGAGGGAGACAGGCCCCGCCACGGCGTGGTTCCGTCCCCCCGCCGGTGGTAGGCCCTCTCCCACCCGAGTAGTAATTATGATACACAGTGTTCCATTTTTCTAGGGTCGAAGTCAGAGCGCATCCGGCGGATTCGGGGGTACTTCGTCCGCAGCGGGCCGGGACTCGCCGCAGCGTATGTGCGCTGCGCCGACCCGCGATACCACTCGCCGCAGCGCCGCACGTAGGCTGCGCCTATGTCGACAGGGCCGCGGGAGACGCAGAGCAGGCCGGACCCGGGAACCGTCACGCCGGACTCCGAGCAGGAGCGGCGCGGCTCCCCCGACGCCGTCGCATACGCTCCGCAGCGGCCTGCGCCTCGCAAGGTGCACTACCGCAAGTCCGAGCGGACACGCCTGGAGTTCCTGGACGCGGCGGAGACCGCGCTGGCGGCCGTTCCGCTGAACGAGTTGACGGTCGAGCGGGTCTGCGAGCGGGCCGGGAAATCCCGGAGTACCTACTACCGGCACTTCGACGACCTCCCGGCCGTCATCCGGGAGCTGATCAGGACCCGCCACGCGGTGTTCATCGCGGAGATCGAGCCGAAGGCCGGCGAGCACCTGGAAGACTTCCTGCGGCGCGGCATAGACCTGCTGCACCGCTCCTGGCAGCAGCATCCGCAGGTGTGGCTCACCGCCCTCGACCTGCACGTCCTCGGCGATGAGGGCAGCAGGATGCAGGCGGAGTGGACGCACATGCTGCTGGAGAAGACACCCCGGATCGCCGCGCTCGCGCGCAACACCCACTACAAACTCGCGTCCCGCCCCCCGGACCGGTTGGAGGGGCGGATCGGCAACTGGCTGCTCGGCACCTACTTCGTCTTCGCCACCCTGTACCGCTCCCCCGGCCGCGAAACCGTGACCGCCCAGGTCGACGATCAGACCGACCTGGGGATCCTCGCCTGCGGCTTCGAACCCGGCCGGGTGAGCGCACGAGAGCGTGCTCGCCTGGCGTTCCTGGACGCGGCCGACGCGCTGGCGGCAGACGTCCCGAGCGGGGAACTCACCGTCGCCGAGATCTGCCGGCACGCCCGCAAATCCACGACGACCTTCCACCGCTGCTTCCCGGGCGGACTGCGGGAACTCCGCGGCGTCCTGGACGCGGTGCCCGCCGACGCACCGGCGCCCGCCGCGCGCCGGTAGAGGTGTAGGCCGCTGGGCACCGCCCGGCGGCTATCCGTGCCCGGTCCGCCGCTGACGCCGTCAGCCGCCGCGTAGATGGTCCCGCAGGCGGCGGGCCGCGCGGCCCATCAGGGCGTCAGCGCCCGGCTGGGTGATGGCGGGGACGCGCGACGCCGTCAAGGCGGCGACGGCGAAGGTCTGGCCGTCGGAGTGCTCCACCACTCCGAACTCGTGGCGGAGGTTCAGCAGGGTCCCGGTCTTGGACGACCAGCGGGCGGCGTCGGAGGCGAAGTCGGGTGCCAGGCGCTGCCGCAGCACGTTCGCGGCCATCAGCTCCCGCACCCGCTCGGCCACCTCGCCGGAGATCGCCGAGGGCCGCCACAGCGCGTGGAGCAGGTCCACCATGGCCCGGGCGGATGCGGAATTGGCCCGGGTCACGTCGAGCTGGGGTACGCCGTGGCCGCGGCCAGGCGTACCGCCTTCGATGGCCAGGGTGTGGGCCAGGTGCGCCTCGCCGG is a window from the Streptomonospora litoralis genome containing:
- a CDS encoding Nramp family divalent metal transporter — translated: MAEREQQEQYKARWKLIGPGIVVAATGVGSGDMVASLVAGERFGYALLWAVVVGCVVKIALAEATGRWHLASGQTIFDGWRGMGVWTFVFFAPYIVIWGFVYGATAMSATALPLQALFPAVPLWVFAVAAGITGLLFVWFNRYPVLERVMTVLVGLLFVTVVGLAVYLVPDLGSLAGGLVPSTPEDSLFYTLGLIGGVGGTITMAAYGFWVNAKGWRSPAWIRMMRLDNRVAYITTGVFVVAMLIVGAELLHTAQIAMAEGDEGLITLAEVLRERFGTFVSVVFLVGFFAAAYSSLLGVWHGVSLMFADFVGNIRGRADRSVEERETSWEFRAFLLWLTFPSMLLLLLDRPIALVIAYGVLGSAFMPFLAFTLMWLLNTRRTPREWRSGILSNTGLAVAGALFLVLCGQEVWNRITGV
- a CDS encoding cytochrome P450, whose amino-acid sequence is MATPHLAPPVAFDPGDDTDELAERLAATGPLARLRIAGHTHWALTSHEALQEALHPRSDLFVRSATYRDHHGEFDASSPLIANIRVRSMLTQDGPDHRRVRGLVQNVFTRRRVQELRPQVEAITERLLERIAEPGAPRPVDLKQSLAMPVPIQVIGRLLGLDPDDYPAISDIAERTLSGVDTAVVEEAYRFIGDLVRRKRENPDDALISAMIAENSADGDKLGAEELADTVYLLLIAGFETTMGALANGWRQLLRHPDQLGLLTGGTVTWEQGIEEVLRHSTSVNLLPAIFPTREVSYGGVTLPQGTPVLLAYKAAGRDRKVWHDAASFDVTRERTPNLAFGYGAHRCLGEHLARLELGVALPALFERFPGLRSAEDDEPAPSLLMSHPRRLLVYP
- a CDS encoding cytochrome P450 family protein; protein product: MTTPVPPVKLYEPVERPDLRWKYLRETYGDVAPAWFDPYARGWLLLSWESIRWAMQPASPFSADPDHWRDMREGLIPESSGTAVQLIRRQSARFRDGGEHARYRGALQDALQHLIDRNRVLDAVERVAYRLIAEFSRRRSDDLAAGYTYPRPVDLIGDYARRLTGTVLARLVGFTAAEADRIGTLMETVWDGEPHLAMQAWTQLAEDLAALAEQRARHPQDDVLSFLLHDRDRPAHTRAEAADQTALLFAAGYDPTTHLIGNCLRELLTDPRMGADLRSGLGDVRAVVNTVQVHRPPVAMLPGRWVTADHTIGHYRLRGGDLVGFGIAAANQSLAARELTSSTNAHLGWGTGGHGCPRAGQDIATVVAGAAVHCLFGAAPLRLAVPADALPDRPSMVINGLRELPVDLGEVHLPESRAALPEPAAVRPSGPAPAAATRSPSLGERLGGFARALLGRG
- a CDS encoding TetR/AcrR family transcriptional regulator, translating into MSTGPRETQSRPDPGTVTPDSEQERRGSPDAVAYAPQRPAPRKVHYRKSERTRLEFLDAAETALAAVPLNELTVERVCERAGKSRSTYYRHFDDLPAVIRELIRTRHAVFIAEIEPKAGEHLEDFLRRGIDLLHRSWQQHPQVWLTALDLHVLGDEGSRMQAEWTHMLLEKTPRIAALARNTHYKLASRPPDRLEGRIGNWLLGTYFVFATLYRSPGRETVTAQVDDQTDLGILACGFEPGRVSARERARLAFLDAADALAADVPSGELTVAEICRHARKSTTTFHRCFPGGLRELRGVLDAVPADAPAPAARR